A portion of the Channa argus isolate prfri chromosome 19, Channa argus male v1.0, whole genome shotgun sequence genome contains these proteins:
- the LOC137105059 gene encoding serine/threonine-protein kinase pim-2-like, producing the protein MNYVMLYQMMVHKVQSPEKIIYTFYCSSFESQPQLAADFEAKYLQLKKLGQGGFGSVYAGFRKADNLPVAIKHVPQVRVERQPTVLNGVKYLVPTEVLLLLKVAEPELLGRTAIVSLLDWYDLEQEILLIMERPVPAMDLLKYLKNNKGPLTEYTAKIIMKQLVEAAIQIQSKGVFHRDIKTENVLIQTTSDGLRVRIIDFGCGCISRMKPFHIFVGTSAYAPPEFHMYGTYKAGPTTVWQLGVLLYEITDGYRQFKTTRFLCKLIKFNKKLSKDCLDLLNRCLAVNPRNRITLEQMLLHPWLT; encoded by the exons ATGAACTATGTCATGTTGTACCAGATGATGGTCCATAAAGTCCAGAGTCCAGAAAAAATCATTTACACGTTTTATTGCAGTAGTTTTGAGTCCCAACCACAGCTGGCAG ctgACTTTGAGGCCAAGTACCTCCAGCTCAAGAAGCTTGGACAAGGAGGGTTTGGATCAGTTTATGCTGGATTCAGAAAAGCTGATAATTTACCA GTTGCCATCAAACATGTTCCACAAGTACGTGTAGAGCGTCAGCCAACA gtaCTAAATGGGGTAAAGTACCTGGTCCCCACGGAGGTCCTCCTTCTGCTCAAAGTGGCTGAGCCAgagttgctgggcagaacagcGATTGTGTCGTTACTAGACTGGTACGACCTGGAACAGGAAATTCTTCTGATCATGGAGAGGCCAGTACCCGCTATGGACCTGCTCAAGTACTTAAAGAACAACAAGGGTCCCCTGACGGAGTACACAGCTAAG ATCATCATGAAGCAGCTGGTGGAGGCAGCCATACAAATACAGTCAAAGGGAGTCTTCCATCGagacataaaaactgaaaacgtTCTCATCCAAACCACCTCAGATGGCCTTCGGGTGCGGATCATAGACTTTGGATGTGGCTGCATTTCGAGGATGAAACCTTTCCACATATTTGTTG GAACCTCTGCGTATGCTCCTCCAGAGTTTCACATGTATGGCACCTACAAGGCGGGCCCCACCACTGTCTGGCAGCTGGGTGTGCTGCTATATGAAATCACAGATGGTTACAGACAGTTTAAAACCACTAGGTTCCTCTGCAAATTGATTAAATTTAACAAGAAACTGTCTAAAG ATTGCCTGGATTTGTTGAATAGGTGTTTGGCAGTGAACCCTAGGAACCGAATCACTCTGGAGCAAATGCTGCTGCACCCATGGCTCACATAA